TAGGCGCAGCCGACTATCACGAGGAAGGCCACGATCATCCCCCAGCGGTGTATCTTTCCCATTTATTCTACCTCCGCGGCGCTGTGGCGGCGCTTCGCGAGCATCGCCATGTAAAATCCGTCAACCCACGGCAGCGCCGGCATTATCACGGTGCCGTACGGCTTGCCCCTGCGCATGAACTCGGCGCGGCGCTCTATCGGGAGCTCGACGAGCTCAGGATGACGGCTCATCACGTCGGCTACGATCTTTTCGTTCTCGGCGCGGAACAGGCTGCACGTGCTGTACATGAGCACGCCGCCGGGCGCGAGCAACGTCGCAGCGCGCTCGAGCAGCGCGCGCTGGAGCTTGCCGTTCTCCTCCACCTGTTCGGGCGAGATGCGCCATTTCGCCTCCGGGTGCCTTCCCCACGTGCCGCTGCCGGAACACGGCGCGTCGAGCAGTATCGTGTCCGGCGCTTCGTCCGGCTTGAGCGTCAGCGAGTCGCCGCATTTGAATTTCACGCGGTCTTCCGCGCGCATACGCATCATCTCGAACTTCGCCGATTTTATCTTCGGCTCGGAAACATCCCACGCCTCTATGCGTGCGCCGCGCATTATATCCGCCAGCTGCCCCGTCTTGACGCCGCGTCCGCAGCACATGTCGAGCACGTATCCGCCTTCCGAGCGCTTCGCGATAGTCTCTGCGGCGAGCATCGATGATTCGCTCTGCGGCATTATCTTACCCTCGCCGAAGCCGGGAAGCTCCAGCGGGAACGGATTCGCCGCGGTGCGCACTGAGCGCTCCAGGAAAGGCGAAGCCCAGGCGCGGCGGCCCGAGGAATTGTACTCGGCTATATATTCGTCCCTGTCGGCGTCCCGCGAAAGGCGCAGCGAGAGATATGTCTTCATGCCGCTGCCCTTCACGAGCTTTTTGGCCTCCTGTATGGAAAGGTCCTTGGACCACTGCGCGGCGGCCCAGCCCGGCACGCCCCAGTAGAGCGCCTGGTCGCGTAAGGCACCGCTCTTCTTAAGGCCGTCCAGGAATCTCGGGTATTCGTCGGCGACGGTATGCAGAACTGCGTTGACGAGGCCGACGTCCTTCTGCCCGCCGTTCGTCTTTATGGCCTGCACAAGGCCGTTTATGAGCACCGGAAGGGCGAAATGGCGCAGCTCGACGATGCCGGCTATCCCTAACATCAGCGCGTTCCACGTGAGCGGAGGAAGCTCGCGCGGATTGCGCTTGCAGTACTTTATCAGCATCGTCTTCCAAAGGCTCTGACGCCGCAGGGTACAATAGAGCAGCGTGGCGGCGAGCTTCCTGTCGCCTGGCGCGATCTCCTGATACACCTTGCGCAGGGCCTCCGAGGCGAACGCGCCGCCGCGCACCTCTCCGTA
The sequence above is drawn from the Cloacibacillus sp. An23 genome and encodes:
- a CDS encoding RsmB/NOP family class I SAM-dependent RNA methyltransferase — protein: MRGLEAALSVYGEVRGGAFASEALRKVYQEIAPGDRKLAATLLYCTLRRQSLWKTMLIKYCKRNPRELPPLTWNALMLGIAGIVELRHFALPVLINGLVQAIKTNGGQKDVGLVNAVLHTVADEYPRFLDGLKKSGALRDQALYWGVPGWAAAQWSKDLSIQEAKKLVKGSGMKTYLSLRLSRDADRDEYIAEYNSSGRRAWASPFLERSVRTAANPFPLELPGFGEGKIMPQSESSMLAAETIAKRSEGGYVLDMCCGRGVKTGQLADIMRGARIEAWDVSEPKIKSAKFEMMRMRAEDRVKFKCGDSLTLKPDEAPDTILLDAPCSGSGTWGRHPEAKWRISPEQVEENGKLQRALLERAATLLAPGGVLMYSTCSLFRAENEKIVADVMSRHPELVELPIERRAEFMRRGKPYGTVIMPALPWVDGFYMAMLAKRRHSAAEVE